From one Lolium rigidum isolate FL_2022 chromosome 4, APGP_CSIRO_Lrig_0.1, whole genome shotgun sequence genomic stretch:
- the LOC124650212 gene encoding histone H3.2: MARTKQTARKSTGGKAPRKQLATKAARKSAPATGGVKKPHRFRPGTVALREIRKYQKSTELLIRKLPFQRLVREIAQDFKTDLRFQSSAVSALQEAAEAYLVGLFEDTNLCAIHAKRVTIMPKDIQLARRIRGERA, translated from the coding sequence ATGGCCCGCACGAAGCAGACGGCGAGGAAGTCCACCGGAGGCAAGGCGCCGAGGAAGCAGCTGGCCACCAAGGCCGCCCGCAAGTCCGCGCCGGCCACCGGCGGCGTCAAGAAGCCCCACCGCTTCAGGCCCGGCACCGTCGCGCTCCGCGAGATCCGCAAGTACCAGAAGAGCACCGAGCTGCTCATCCGCAAGCTCCCCTTCCAGCGCCTCGTCAGGGAGATCGCCCAGGACTTCAAGACCGACCTCCGCTTCCAGAGCTCCGCCGTCTCCGCGCTCCAGGAGGCAGCCGAGGCGTACCTCGTCGGACTCTTCGAGGACACCAACCTCTGCGCCATCCACGCCAAGCGCGTCACCATCATGCCCAAGGACATCCAGCTCGCTCGCCGCATCCGtggcgagagggcctag